A genome region from Geodermatophilus bullaregiensis includes the following:
- a CDS encoding glycosyltransferase family 4 protein has product MRVCFVSRRYWPAVSGMSVYAENLLRELVALGHEVVLVSQYRDDEAGTRVYGGGPPPADRVPDGVEVVALPSRGETVVPADWEGDIAEIVRTVLDLHADRPFDVLHAQYGYPPGLAVLAAARETGLPAVVSIQGGDGHWVGTCCSTHAHAMRAVVDSSSAVLIGSASFRDEVVGNLGSDPARFTIVPGATDTGRFTPAERPLGALQDPPVLLFHGRVDRRKGVLDLLEALPEGVRLVVSGIGPDLDEARARADGRTTFLGYVPPDEAPAVYRSADVFVSPTYSEGFSNTLLEAMASGLPTVSTDSVGVVDCLRHEDNGLLHEPGDVAGLRAALERLLGDAGLRTRLATTALEEVRRLYSWPVLARSIDAVYRQVAGTTPDDGWTVPADVDLSCRFRSAAHLL; this is encoded by the coding sequence GTGAGGGTCTGCTTCGTCAGCCGCCGCTACTGGCCGGCGGTGAGCGGGATGAGCGTCTACGCGGAGAACCTGCTGCGCGAGCTGGTCGCGCTCGGCCACGAGGTGGTGCTGGTCAGCCAGTACCGCGACGACGAGGCCGGCACCCGCGTCTACGGCGGCGGCCCGCCCCCGGCCGACCGCGTGCCCGACGGCGTCGAGGTGGTGGCGCTGCCCAGCCGCGGGGAGACCGTCGTCCCGGCCGACTGGGAGGGCGACATCGCCGAGATCGTGCGCACGGTGCTGGACCTGCACGCCGACCGGCCGTTCGACGTGCTGCACGCCCAGTACGGCTACCCACCGGGACTGGCCGTGCTGGCCGCCGCGCGGGAGACCGGGCTGCCGGCCGTGGTGAGCATCCAGGGCGGCGACGGGCACTGGGTGGGCACCTGCTGCAGCACCCACGCGCACGCCATGCGCGCCGTCGTCGACTCCTCGAGCGCGGTGCTCATCGGCAGCGCCAGCTTCCGCGACGAGGTGGTGGGCAACCTCGGCTCGGACCCGGCGCGGTTCACGATCGTCCCCGGCGCCACCGACACCGGCCGGTTCACCCCGGCGGAGCGGCCGCTGGGTGCGCTGCAGGACCCGCCGGTGCTGCTCTTCCACGGCCGCGTGGACCGCCGCAAGGGCGTGCTCGACCTGCTCGAGGCGCTGCCCGAAGGCGTCCGGCTGGTCGTCTCCGGCATCGGCCCCGACCTCGACGAGGCCCGCGCCCGCGCCGACGGGCGGACGACGTTCCTCGGCTACGTGCCGCCGGACGAGGCGCCCGCGGTCTACCGCTCGGCCGACGTCTTCGTCAGCCCGACCTACAGCGAGGGCTTCAGCAACACGCTGCTCGAGGCGATGGCCAGCGGGCTGCCCACGGTGAGCACCGACAGCGTCGGCGTCGTCGACTGCCTGCGGCACGAGGACAACGGCCTGCTGCACGAGCCGGGCGACGTCGCCGGGCTGCGCGCCGCCCTGGAGCGGCTGCTGGGCGACGCCGGCCTGCGCACCCGGCTGGCGACGACGGCGCTGGAGGAGGTGCGCCGGCTCTACTCGTGGCCGGTGCTGGCCCGCTCGATCGACGCGGTGTACCGGCAGGTGGCGGGGACGACGCCGGACGACGGCTGGACGGTGCCGGCCGACGTCGACCTCTCCTGCCGGTTCCGGTCGGCCGCGCACCTGCTCTGA
- a CDS encoding sugar phosphate isomerase/epimerase family protein, with amino-acid sequence MSLRYAYNTNGLTSHRLSDALSLLADCGYAGVALTLDVVHLDPFADDAFARAEAVRRRCDELGLGVMVETGARFLLDPRVKHEPTLVTADAEGRARRLAYLRLACDLAEVLGAEAVSFWAGVPRDGVDRDAAWGWLADGVRALVDSHGGRSCALAVEPEPGMLVEDCDGWARLAAEAPGIALALDTGHCVVAGAYEPEEAVARFAPSLGTVAVEGMRRGVHDHLPLDEGDVDLPAVLRALRDAAYDRLVTLELSRDGHRAHEMVPRAMATLRAAEAA; translated from the coding sequence GTGAGCCTGCGGTACGCCTACAACACCAACGGCCTGACCTCGCACCGGCTGTCCGACGCGCTGTCCCTCCTCGCCGACTGCGGCTACGCCGGGGTGGCGCTGACCCTCGACGTCGTCCACCTCGACCCCTTCGCCGACGACGCCTTCGCCCGGGCCGAGGCGGTGCGGCGGCGGTGCGACGAGCTGGGCCTGGGCGTGATGGTGGAGACCGGCGCGCGCTTCCTGCTCGACCCGCGGGTCAAGCACGAGCCGACGCTGGTCACCGCCGACGCCGAGGGCCGGGCGCGGCGGCTGGCCTACCTGCGGCTGGCCTGCGACCTCGCGGAGGTGCTGGGCGCGGAGGCGGTGAGCTTCTGGGCCGGGGTGCCCCGGGACGGTGTGGACCGGGACGCGGCGTGGGGCTGGCTGGCCGACGGCGTGCGCGCCCTCGTCGACAGCCACGGCGGGCGGTCCTGTGCCCTCGCCGTCGAGCCGGAGCCCGGGATGCTGGTCGAGGACTGCGACGGCTGGGCGCGGCTGGCCGCCGAGGCACCCGGCATCGCGCTGGCGCTCGACACCGGGCACTGCGTCGTCGCCGGGGCGTACGAGCCGGAGGAGGCGGTGGCCCGGTTCGCGCCGTCCCTGGGCACGGTCGCCGTCGAGGGCATGCGCCGCGGCGTGCACGACCACCTGCCGCTCGACGAGGGCGACGTCGACCTGCCGGCCGTGCTGCGCGCGCTGCGCGACGCCGCCTACGACCGGCTGGTCACCCTGGAGCTCTCCCGCGACGGGCACCGCGCGCACGAGATGGTGCCGCGGGCGATGGCCACCCTGCGCGCGGCGGAGGCGGCGTGA
- a CDS encoding YcaO-like family protein, giving the protein MTAVEVRPSQRYRDSFPTPVEDFAIEGIDVLDVPLHSAVLTTSAAHPGGSGLGYGATREEARTGAMGEMAEMALSLRAHQGVSREQGSYAEMTRRHGRDRVADPRTLCLEAGSDYSGDRVLQWLPMTRLRDGETVQVPAELVASAPDDLPGDPPPGGWLTTVITNGQGAAFDADRAVTHALLEVLQRDGNATAFRAMDRGAVVGLDGLTDPDALALLDRLDAAGIDVVVKLASTDFGVVDLYAVGCSRDGSEPVPVMATACGEAAHPDRDTAVRKALHEFASARSRKAFMHGPYDVVLPATPPGYLDHWRGGHPPERLVEEDRALQAMLDWTRMGTSALVDLLQDSVLSRRSTVALADLPAWSGEDLHAHVTGAVQAAGHDVLVELQPSVGEAVAAKVLVTGLEVETMSYGRIGERGVRRLVEHDEGLAVVGADPGGWARVHLTPEAEERLGGPAWFDRAGADRRVGALYALYREPGRHVVAEVLGS; this is encoded by the coding sequence GTGACCGCCGTCGAGGTGAGGCCGTCGCAGCGGTACCGCGACTCGTTCCCCACGCCGGTCGAGGACTTCGCCATCGAGGGCATCGACGTGCTCGACGTGCCGCTGCACAGCGCGGTCCTCACCACCTCGGCCGCGCACCCGGGCGGCAGCGGGCTGGGCTACGGCGCCACCCGCGAGGAGGCCCGCACCGGCGCGATGGGCGAGATGGCCGAGATGGCGCTGTCGCTGCGGGCGCACCAGGGCGTCTCGCGCGAGCAGGGCTCCTACGCCGAGATGACCCGCCGGCACGGCCGCGACCGGGTCGCCGACCCGCGCACGCTGTGCCTGGAGGCCGGCAGCGACTACTCCGGCGACAGGGTCCTCCAGTGGCTGCCCATGACGCGGCTGCGCGACGGCGAGACGGTGCAGGTGCCCGCCGAACTGGTGGCGTCGGCGCCCGACGACCTGCCCGGCGACCCACCGCCGGGTGGCTGGCTCACCACGGTCATCACCAACGGGCAGGGCGCGGCCTTCGACGCCGACCGCGCCGTCACCCACGCGCTGCTCGAGGTGCTGCAGCGCGACGGCAACGCCACCGCCTTCCGCGCGATGGACCGCGGCGCCGTCGTCGGCCTCGACGGGCTCACCGACCCCGACGCGCTCGCGCTGCTCGACCGGCTCGACGCCGCGGGCATCGACGTCGTGGTCAAGCTCGCCTCGACCGACTTCGGCGTCGTCGACCTGTACGCCGTCGGCTGCTCCCGGGACGGCTCGGAGCCGGTGCCGGTGATGGCCACCGCGTGCGGCGAGGCGGCGCACCCCGACCGCGACACCGCCGTCCGCAAGGCGCTGCACGAGTTCGCCTCGGCGCGCAGCCGCAAGGCGTTCATGCACGGGCCCTACGACGTCGTGCTGCCGGCGACGCCGCCGGGCTACCTCGACCACTGGCGCGGCGGGCACCCGCCGGAGCGGCTGGTCGAGGAGGACCGGGCGCTGCAGGCGATGCTCGACTGGACGCGGATGGGCACGAGCGCGCTGGTGGACCTGCTGCAGGACAGCGTGCTGTCGCGGCGGTCCACCGTGGCGCTGGCCGACCTGCCGGCCTGGTCCGGCGAGGACCTGCACGCGCACGTCACCGGCGCGGTGCAGGCCGCCGGCCACGACGTGCTGGTGGAGCTGCAGCCCTCGGTCGGCGAGGCGGTGGCGGCGAAGGTGCTGGTCACCGGGCTGGAGGTCGAGACGATGTCCTACGGCCGGATCGGCGAGCGCGGCGTGCGCCGGCTGGTCGAGCACGACGAGGGGCTGGCCGTGGTGGGCGCCGACCCCGGCGGGTGGGCGCGGGTGCACCTGACACCCGAGGCCGAGGAGCGCCTGGGCGGGCCGGCCTGGTTCGACCGGGCCGGTGCCGACCGGCGGGTGGGAGCGCTCTACGCGCTGTACCGCGAGCCGGGTCGGCACGTGGTGGCGGAGGTCCTGGGCTCGTGA
- a CDS encoding MBL fold metallo-hydrolase → MSSPDVPAAIDRATDPAADPGARHGTSQVDTNPYRGLLPDLPAYACTNCGHWQRWPAPGPLVCPVCTDVRNALPEHGFEFITDKQADELVTGFWRPAPVDGVTEFGTEPRFGLDSRGWVIETDIGLVGFECAPWYTADMLAELRRMAGERGGFPVLASSHVHGYGALWQLQQELEPRVVCVNVHDLVWTKAFRVTWPADDVLALAPGLTLHRTGGHFPGHSVLHDSRRGILFCGDSLKVDLSPDGDPVALSAHKAFHAQIPLSHGELREMLAVVAELDFEVVATPFEMVPGVTTDHVVHLVQRLLSGSPDAAPVPLAEL, encoded by the coding sequence GTGAGCTCGCCCGACGTGCCCGCCGCCATCGACCGGGCCACCGACCCGGCAGCCGACCCCGGTGCCCGGCACGGCACCAGCCAGGTCGACACCAACCCCTACCGCGGCCTGCTGCCCGACCTGCCCGCCTACGCCTGCACCAACTGCGGGCACTGGCAGCGCTGGCCGGCACCCGGCCCGCTCGTGTGCCCGGTCTGCACCGACGTCCGCAACGCGCTGCCCGAGCACGGCTTCGAGTTCATCACCGACAAGCAGGCCGACGAGCTGGTCACCGGGTTCTGGCGGCCGGCCCCCGTCGACGGCGTCACCGAGTTCGGCACCGAGCCGCGCTTCGGCCTCGACAGCCGCGGCTGGGTGATCGAGACCGACATCGGCCTGGTCGGCTTCGAGTGCGCGCCCTGGTACACCGCCGACATGCTCGCCGAGCTGCGCCGGATGGCCGGCGAGCGGGGCGGCTTCCCGGTGCTGGCGTCGAGCCACGTGCACGGCTACGGCGCGCTGTGGCAGCTGCAGCAGGAGCTCGAGCCGCGGGTGGTCTGCGTCAACGTGCACGACCTCGTCTGGACCAAGGCGTTCCGGGTCACCTGGCCGGCCGACGACGTCCTGGCGCTCGCGCCCGGCCTCACCCTGCACCGCACCGGCGGGCACTTCCCCGGGCACTCGGTGCTGCACGACTCCCGCCGCGGCATCCTGTTCTGCGGCGACTCGCTCAAGGTCGACCTCTCCCCCGACGGCGACCCGGTGGCGCTGAGCGCGCACAAGGCGTTCCACGCGCAGATCCCGCTGTCGCACGGCGAGCTGCGCGAGATGCTCGCCGTCGTCGCGGAGCTCGACTTCGAGGTGGTCGCGACGCCGTTCGAGATGGTCCCGGGCGTCACCACCGACCACGTCGTCCACCTGGTGCAGCGGCTGCTGTCCGGGTCGCCGGACGCCGCCCCCGTCCCCCTGGCCGAGCTGTGA
- a CDS encoding Gfo/Idh/MocA family protein, giving the protein MTATVGWGVAGCGWVARDHALPALLAVPGARVVALHDLDPAAMERMPVEGARRTTDLAEFLAAPGLDAVYVAVPNAGHRPLVEAAAAAGRAVLCEKPLAADAGDAQALVDACADAGVLLGTAYDQRWHPAHVRLRELVPELGTVTAVRIVYCCWLPGDWTPDGRPHDNWRVDPARAGGGAAIDLAPHGLDLVGTLLGEDVTSLSALLQTRVHDYGVDDGALLSGSTDSGVLVALHVAFNTPDELPRRRLEVVGTRGMAVAVDTMGQTAGGSLTLYRPDPVDVAFPAGTTPFEAQFAAFTDAVAGRARWPYTPARDLALHRLLLTALSGGTP; this is encoded by the coding sequence GTGACCGCCACCGTCGGCTGGGGCGTCGCCGGGTGCGGCTGGGTGGCCCGCGACCACGCGCTGCCCGCGCTGCTCGCCGTCCCCGGCGCCCGGGTGGTCGCCCTGCACGACCTCGACCCCGCCGCGATGGAGCGGATGCCGGTGGAGGGCGCGCGGCGGACCACCGACCTGGCGGAGTTCCTGGCCGCCCCGGGACTGGACGCCGTCTACGTCGCCGTCCCCAACGCCGGGCACCGGCCGCTGGTCGAGGCGGCCGCCGCGGCCGGCAGGGCCGTGCTGTGCGAGAAGCCGCTGGCCGCCGACGCCGGCGACGCGCAGGCGCTGGTCGACGCGTGCGCCGACGCGGGCGTGCTGCTGGGCACCGCCTACGACCAGCGCTGGCACCCCGCGCACGTGCGGCTGCGCGAGCTGGTGCCCGAGCTCGGCACGGTGACCGCGGTGCGGATCGTCTACTGCTGCTGGCTGCCCGGGGACTGGACGCCCGACGGCCGGCCGCACGACAACTGGCGGGTCGACCCGGCCCGCGCCGGCGGCGGCGCCGCGATCGACCTGGCGCCGCACGGACTCGACCTGGTCGGCACGCTGCTCGGCGAGGACGTCACGTCGCTGTCGGCGCTGCTGCAGACCCGGGTGCACGACTACGGCGTCGACGACGGCGCGCTGCTCAGCGGCAGCACCGACAGCGGGGTGCTGGTCGCCCTGCACGTCGCCTTCAACACCCCCGACGAGCTCCCCCGTCGTCGGCTCGAGGTGGTCGGCACCCGCGGCATGGCGGTCGCCGTCGACACGATGGGCCAGACGGCGGGAGGCTCGCTGACGCTGTACCGCCCCGACCCGGTGGACGTGGCCTTCCCCGCCGGCACCACGCCGTTCGAGGCCCAGTTCGCCGCCTTCACCGACGCGGTCGCGGGCCGCGCGCGGTGGCCGTACACCCCCGCCCGCGACCTCGCCCTGCACCGCCTGCTCCTCACCGCTCTGTCCGGAGGGACCCCGTGA
- a CDS encoding class I SAM-dependent methyltransferase, translating into MTGTLLDAPVVDGIPFARAGRDDLRARVGELLAAGEVDRARVLLLADADDWWTEPPPPPEQLARVPAAGTLREAMQLLGMGRVADYFAHRWSDPTHLAGLALLQQHWPGRRPVVDVACGTGAHLRELARRGVPDLLGVDVVWAKLWLAQRFVCPSARYVCADLTAAPDLAVGQPAYVMCHDAFYFLRDKPAAAAAMRALAGDGGTVVVGHAHVADPHGEPLPPEGYAEVLGTGLLYDDEELTRSLLEARPPRPADPADLRASEAVALVAGDPLAPAPADLGEPLPPLTPNPLYRDGVRTWPSERYAAEYGPRSSYLPERWPDPLPADAARRRLLVDLPEAW; encoded by the coding sequence GTGACGGGCACGCTGCTCGACGCACCGGTCGTCGACGGGATCCCCTTCGCCCGGGCGGGCAGGGACGACCTGCGCGCCCGGGTCGGTGAGCTGCTCGCCGCCGGCGAGGTCGACCGGGCGCGGGTGCTGCTGCTCGCCGACGCCGACGACTGGTGGACCGAGCCGCCGCCCCCGCCCGAGCAGCTGGCGCGGGTGCCCGCGGCCGGGACGCTGCGCGAGGCGATGCAGCTGCTCGGCATGGGCCGGGTGGCCGACTACTTCGCGCACCGCTGGTCGGACCCCACGCACCTGGCCGGGCTCGCCCTGCTGCAGCAGCACTGGCCGGGGAGGAGGCCGGTGGTCGACGTCGCCTGCGGGACCGGCGCGCACCTGCGGGAGCTGGCCCGCCGCGGCGTGCCCGACCTGCTCGGTGTCGACGTCGTCTGGGCGAAGCTCTGGCTGGCGCAGCGGTTCGTCTGCCCGTCGGCCCGCTACGTCTGCGCCGACCTCACCGCCGCGCCCGACCTCGCCGTCGGGCAGCCGGCCTACGTCATGTGTCACGACGCCTTCTACTTCCTGCGCGACAAGCCGGCCGCCGCCGCGGCGATGCGGGCACTGGCCGGGGACGGCGGCACCGTCGTCGTCGGGCACGCGCACGTGGCCGACCCGCACGGCGAGCCGCTGCCGCCGGAGGGCTACGCCGAGGTCCTGGGCACCGGGCTGCTCTACGACGACGAGGAGCTGACCCGCTCGCTGCTCGAGGCCCGCCCGCCGCGCCCCGCCGACCCCGCCGACCTGCGCGCCAGCGAGGCGGTCGCGCTGGTGGCCGGCGACCCACTGGCCCCCGCGCCGGCCGACCTCGGCGAGCCGCTGCCGCCACTGACGCCCAACCCGCTCTACCGCGACGGCGTGCGCACCTGGCCCAGCGAGCGCTACGCCGCCGAGTACGGCCCGCGCTCGTCGTACCTGCCCGAGCGCTGGCCCGACCCGCTGCCCGCCGACGCCGCCCGCCGCCGGCTGCTCGTCGACCTCCCGGAGGCCTGGTGA
- a CDS encoding inositol-3-phosphate synthase, whose product MVGLGGAVATTAVAGLELVRNGAAGTDGLPLAGLEVAGGPVEETTGIVGYDSLVIRGWDLDGSDLRKAAEQHGVLDHRQLEQAGPALSGVTPWPAAGDADFCRNVTGGNVVLAETRRAQVDAVRADLRRFREEEALDGLVLVNLASTERWPDPAAPALQTVEAFEAGLDADDRAITPAMVYAYAAITEGVGYVNFTPSLAADVPALVALAEARGVPVAGKDGKTGQTMMKTVLAPAFRSRSLTVEGWYSTNILGNRDGLALDDPDSLESKLQTKGSVLDSILGYPVEDHVVRIDYYRPRGDQKEAWDAIDLVGFLGQRMQVKVDFQCRDSILAAPLALELARLTDLAQQRGEGGVQRHLGWFFKAPMTADGSVPEHALHRQETALLDWLAAGAAAR is encoded by the coding sequence GTGGTCGGACTCGGGGGTGCGGTCGCGACGACCGCGGTCGCCGGCCTGGAACTGGTCCGGAACGGTGCCGCGGGCACCGACGGCCTGCCCCTGGCCGGGCTGGAGGTGGCCGGCGGACCGGTCGAGGAGACCACCGGCATCGTCGGCTACGACTCCCTCGTCATCCGCGGGTGGGACCTCGACGGCTCCGACCTGCGCAAGGCCGCCGAGCAGCACGGCGTCCTCGACCACCGCCAGCTCGAGCAGGCCGGTCCGGCGCTCTCGGGCGTCACGCCCTGGCCCGCGGCCGGCGACGCCGACTTCTGCCGCAACGTCACCGGCGGCAACGTGGTGCTGGCCGAGACCCGCCGCGCGCAGGTCGACGCCGTCCGTGCCGACCTGCGCCGCTTCCGCGAGGAGGAGGCGCTCGACGGGCTGGTGCTGGTCAACCTGGCCTCGACCGAGCGCTGGCCGGACCCCGCGGCGCCCGCCCTGCAGACGGTCGAGGCCTTCGAGGCCGGGCTGGACGCCGACGACCGCGCCATCACCCCGGCGATGGTCTACGCCTACGCCGCGATCACCGAGGGCGTCGGCTACGTCAACTTCACGCCGTCGCTGGCCGCCGACGTCCCCGCGCTGGTGGCGCTGGCCGAGGCCCGTGGCGTCCCGGTCGCGGGCAAGGACGGCAAGACCGGCCAGACGATGATGAAGACGGTCCTCGCGCCGGCCTTCCGCAGCCGCTCGCTGACCGTGGAGGGCTGGTACTCGACCAACATCCTCGGCAACCGCGACGGCCTCGCCCTCGACGACCCGGACTCGCTGGAGAGCAAGCTGCAGACCAAGGGCAGCGTCCTGGACTCGATCCTGGGCTACCCGGTCGAGGACCACGTCGTCCGCATCGACTACTACCGGCCGCGCGGTGACCAGAAGGAGGCCTGGGACGCCATCGACCTGGTCGGCTTCCTCGGCCAGCGCATGCAGGTCAAGGTCGACTTCCAGTGCCGCGACTCGATCCTCGCCGCGCCGCTGGCCCTCGAGCTGGCCCGGCTGACCGACCTCGCGCAGCAGCGCGGTGAGGGCGGCGTTCAGCGGCACCTCGGCTGGTTCTTCAAGGCGCCGATGACCGCCGACGGCAGCGTCCCCGAGCACGCCCTGCACCGGCAGGAGACCGCTCTGCTCGACTGGCTGGCCGCCGGCGCCGCCGCCCGGTGA
- a CDS encoding glycoside hydrolase family 16 protein, translating into MPAPHRDPTGDLTDDFDGPDLDRDVWVPHYLPQWSSRAATAAAYEVRDSCLRLYLPEDAPLWCPEDHPPLRVSGIQSGVFSGPVGSTVGQQPVRPGAVVREEQPAHRGWTPRYGVLEMCARATVTPRSMVAWWLVGLEDVPERCGELCVVEVFGDAVDPVEGAAVGAGTHPFRDPRLAEDFAAPRPGIDVSEWHTYAVDWRPDGAVFSVDGVPLREVAVTPDYPVQAMLAVFDFPGKAVPGEPYVVPELVVDRIGSGPAASSG; encoded by the coding sequence GTGCCGGCCCCGCACCGCGATCCCACCGGCGACCTCACCGACGACTTCGACGGCCCGGACCTCGACCGCGACGTCTGGGTGCCGCACTACCTGCCGCAGTGGAGCTCCCGCGCGGCGACGGCGGCCGCCTACGAGGTCCGCGACTCGTGCCTGCGGCTGTACCTGCCCGAGGACGCCCCGCTGTGGTGCCCGGAGGACCACCCGCCGTTGCGGGTCTCGGGCATCCAGTCCGGGGTCTTCTCCGGGCCGGTCGGCAGCACGGTGGGGCAGCAGCCGGTGCGGCCGGGCGCCGTCGTCCGCGAGGAGCAGCCCGCGCACCGGGGGTGGACGCCGCGGTACGGGGTGCTGGAGATGTGCGCCCGCGCGACGGTGACCCCGCGGTCGATGGTGGCGTGGTGGCTGGTGGGCCTGGAGGACGTGCCGGAGCGCTGCGGCGAGCTGTGCGTCGTGGAGGTCTTCGGCGACGCCGTCGACCCGGTGGAGGGGGCGGCGGTCGGCGCCGGCACCCACCCGTTCCGCGACCCGCGGCTCGCCGAGGACTTCGCCGCGCCGCGGCCCGGCATCGACGTCTCGGAGTGGCACACCTACGCCGTCGACTGGCGGCCCGACGGCGCGGTCTTCTCCGTCGACGGCGTGCCGCTGCGCGAGGTCGCGGTCACCCCCGACTACCCGGTGCAGGCGATGCTCGCCGTCTTCGACTTCCCCGGGAAGGCGGTGCCGGGGGAGCCGTACGTCGTCCCGGAGCTCGTCGTCGACCGGATCGGGAGCGGGCCGGCGGCGTCCTCCGGGTGA
- a CDS encoding PaaI family thioesterase, translating into MSTDAVPDTTSGAAPGSWGEPRSRTVTWFDPMLTAAGGRERSGLETLEAIRDGVLPPPPIAALVQMDVVAVEQGRVEFRCAVDESAYNPIGVVHGGLVCTLLDTVAGCAVHSTLPQGVGYTSIELKVTYLRAVTQTSGPLTAVGTVVKPGRRVAFAEGQVLDAAGRLVATASSSLLVFPLPA; encoded by the coding sequence GTGAGCACGGACGCCGTCCCCGACACCACCTCCGGCGCCGCGCCCGGGTCCTGGGGCGAGCCGCGCTCGCGCACGGTGACCTGGTTCGACCCGATGCTCACCGCGGCCGGCGGGCGGGAGCGCTCGGGGCTGGAGACGCTGGAGGCCATCCGCGACGGCGTGCTGCCGCCCCCGCCGATCGCCGCGCTGGTGCAGATGGACGTGGTCGCCGTCGAGCAGGGGCGGGTCGAGTTCCGCTGCGCCGTCGACGAGTCGGCCTACAACCCGATCGGTGTCGTGCACGGCGGGCTGGTCTGCACGCTGCTCGACACGGTGGCCGGCTGCGCGGTGCACTCCACGCTGCCGCAGGGCGTCGGTTACACCTCCATCGAGCTGAAGGTGACCTACCTGCGGGCGGTGACGCAGACCAGCGGGCCGCTGACCGCCGTCGGCACGGTGGTCAAGCCCGGCCGCCGGGTGGCGTTCGCCGAGGGGCAGGTCCTCGACGCCGCCGGCCGGCTGGTGGCGACGGCGTCGAGCTCGCTGCTGGTCTTCCCGCTGCCCGCCTGA
- a CDS encoding winged helix-turn-helix transcriptional regulator, whose protein sequence is MTASFDLARLPGRPCSIAAALELVGERWSLLVVREVSLGNHRFSDIVRGTGAPRDRLTARLNALVAAGVLERRQYSDAPPRSGYHLTPSGRDLLPVLQALLQWGDRWAAEEPPVRLTHAPNGHEEHAVDAEWVCRTCGEPVNASRVGRVLTPAGRVLSGLPAEEDA, encoded by the coding sequence GTGACCGCTTCGTTCGACCTGGCCCGACTGCCCGGCCGCCCGTGCTCGATCGCCGCCGCCCTGGAGCTGGTCGGCGAGCGCTGGTCGCTGCTCGTCGTCCGGGAGGTGTCGCTGGGCAACCACCGCTTCAGCGACATCGTCCGCGGCACCGGGGCGCCCCGCGACCGGCTGACCGCCCGGCTCAACGCGCTGGTGGCCGCCGGCGTGCTGGAGCGGCGGCAGTACAGCGACGCGCCGCCGCGCTCGGGCTACCACCTCACGCCGTCCGGCCGGGACCTGCTGCCGGTGCTGCAGGCGCTGCTGCAGTGGGGTGACCGCTGGGCGGCCGAGGAGCCGCCGGTCCGGCTGACACACGCCCCGAACGGGCACGAGGAGCACGCCGTGGACGCCGAGTGGGTCTGCCGCACGTGCGGGGAGCCGGTCAACGCCAGCCGGGTCGGGCGCGTGCTGACCCCCGCCGGTCGCGTGCTGTCGGGCCTGCCCGCCGAGGAGGACGCGTGA
- a CDS encoding succinate dehydrogenase/fumarate reductase iron-sulfur subunit, which produces MNLKLRVWRQRDRTEKGKMVTYEVTDISPDMSFLEMLDVLNEQLILDGEDPVSFDHDCREGICGSCGVMINGRAHGNGLFPGHPQTATCQLHMRSFKDGDTIDVEPWRATAFPLIKDLAVDRSALDRIIQSGGYISAPTGTAPEAHSILVAKKDSDAAFDAATCIGCGACVAACPNASSMLFTSSKVVHLGLMPQGQPERNDRVVNMIHQQDLEGFGGCTNIGECSVSCPKGISMENISRLNHDLLGALRAGARPKS; this is translated from the coding sequence ATGAACCTCAAGCTGCGCGTCTGGCGTCAGCGGGACCGGACCGAGAAGGGGAAGATGGTGACCTACGAGGTCACCGACATCTCCCCGGACATGTCCTTCCTCGAGATGCTGGACGTCCTCAACGAGCAACTGATCCTCGACGGCGAGGACCCGGTCTCCTTCGACCACGACTGCCGTGAGGGCATCTGCGGGTCGTGCGGCGTCATGATCAACGGTCGCGCGCACGGCAACGGGTTGTTCCCGGGCCACCCGCAGACGGCCACGTGCCAGCTGCACATGCGGTCGTTCAAGGACGGCGACACGATCGACGTCGAGCCGTGGCGGGCGACGGCGTTCCCGCTGATCAAGGACCTCGCCGTCGACCGGTCGGCCCTGGACCGGATCATCCAGTCGGGCGGCTACATCAGCGCCCCGACCGGCACCGCCCCCGAGGCGCACTCGATCCTGGTCGCCAAGAAGGACTCCGACGCCGCCTTCGACGCCGCCACCTGCATCGGCTGCGGGGCCTGCGTCGCGGCCTGCCCCAACGCCTCGTCGATGCTGTTCACGTCGTCGAAGGTCGTGCACCTGGGGCTCATGCCGCAGGGCCAGCCCGAGCGCAACGACCGCGTGGTCAACATGATCCACCAGCAGGACCTCGAGGGCTTCGGCGGCTGTACGAACATCGGCGAGTGCTCCGTCAGCTGCCCGAAGGGCATCTCGATGGAGAACATCTCGCGGCTCAACCACGACCTCCTCGGCGCCCTGCGCGCCGGTGCGCGGCCGAAGAGCTGA